The following proteins are encoded in a genomic region of Primulina huaijiensis isolate GDHJ02 chromosome 3, ASM1229523v2, whole genome shotgun sequence:
- the LOC140974263 gene encoding uncharacterized protein isoform X1 — MAFSSVPRFSTFSTISLHISERSPSIQLPVIHSSKFRNGDYRNTRLECKLQRCHAGAKEQRSGGSPATKKKKKPSSRNLIEDDFVIEKSGGVGGGGGVEVLESPSQPGYAALPLPKPPAGFVLDEQGKVLMASNKRIVRIVDSTNNLPLDCVIRRIFINSCGDECMLVCPVDMPVQILKSVNVEGWSAVSDEEVEAILPTAAYTLAKIHMHLVHSGFCYTARGGFCYAEKDIFEVHIDGGEDVDGLPTEGIEIACFHLDGSHYMIYTPSDPLLFVAVKDKNGALRIADDELLDDLAVVGAIDEETEFNALVQEEEAALLDSLLGKS, encoded by the exons ATGGCATTCTCTTCTGTTCCCAGATTTTCCACCTTTTCGACGATTTCTTTACATATTTCGGAACGCTCTCCTAGTATTCAGCTGCCCGTTATTCATTCTTCCAAGTTCAGAAACGGGGATTACAGAAATACGAGACTTGAATGTAAATTACAGCGCTGTCACGCGGGAGCCAAGGAGCAACGGAGTGGTGGGTCGCCGGCgacgaagaagaaaaagaaacccAGTAGCAggaatttgatagaagatgaTTTTGTCATCGAAAAAAGTGGTGGGGTCGGCGGTGGTGGTGGAGTTGAGGTGCTAGAGTCACCGTCTCAGCCGGGGTACGCTGCGTTGCCGCTGCCAAAGCCGCCGGCTGGTTTCGTGTTGGATGAACAAGGGAAAGTTCTGATGGCTTCTAATAAACGTATCGTCAGAATC GTCGATTCTACTAATAACCTTCCCTTGGATTGTGTTATAAGGAGGATATTTATAAATTCATGCGGAGATGAGTGCATGTTAGTCTGTCCAGTTGATAT GCCTGTTCAGATTTTGAAGAGCGTCAATGTTGAAGGATGGTCTGCT GTCAGTGATGAAGAAGTTGAGGCAATCCTCCCCACTGCAGCTTATACCCTTGCCAAAATACATATGCATCTGGTACACAGCGG ATTTTGTTACACGGCACGAGGTGGTTTTTGCTATGCAGAGAAAGACATATTTGAAGTTCACATAG ATGGTGGTGAAGATGTAGATGGTTTGCCCACTGAAGGCATTGAAATTGCTTGTTTCCATCTG GATGGTTCTCATTATATGATATATACGCCTTCTGACCCTCTGTTGTTCGTGGCTGTCAAG GATAAAAATGGTGCCTTACGAATAGCGGATGAT GAACTTTTGGATGATCTTGCTGTAGTCGGTGCAATAGATGAAGAGACTGAATTCAATGCCTTAGTG CAGGAAGAAGAAGCAGCTCTTCTTGACTCGTTACTTGGAAAAAGTTGA
- the LOC140974266 gene encoding uncharacterized protein, whose protein sequence is MGRRRVAAGVVRGDSSSSSAESSFRELDDSFLQTQTRIWLEEVLDTKLDEDMHVSDLLQDGDILFELSKVVWNLLLTKCPELRYLKGRYGPFGSKKISGRYRPYSNVDLFLKICKIMGLKGIDLFSPSDVVEKRDIRKVCICIRAFSKKARSKQLSVPDFDMVMYSVSMPKDMVGCIRRSLELSQSTVSSSSSSPKDWRSKLRQKNFHTPSDRDDDSCSDESDEAESRYMGGNSFPNPSKFDNAEVNSVLENNHQFDKISSFGVLSRKRPFHCGRNDAVDVVDSNFTSETGDSVVGDSSCISGDESSYIADYLAFSDLMVHATNDRNLTFLNGENKMFDFFLNPDSQGKNSGSRSPHNGCRRKFSDDDETEVSSTTSMTSVLCRVLNLELDDQYDTEHEFDKQYQEPLVSSGCKKSGTFEASLQVGLFDSLETQSEVASSAKYRPPSRSVRQELDKEFLEVESFGSCAKSEEVTSCMDNSGLVDTEASLIYENKDSVTVNECKQEKNEDIPAEKSLNERSNASHGIPWKLGRKPLLKMVFKGTAIAGVFFLLMHINGRTSGGNNALATKEHTQAKSKFPSKKPQISRVNGIYPAERIKL, encoded by the exons ATGGGGCGACGGAGAGTGGCTGCCGGAGTCGTCCGCGGGGATTCTTCATCGTCCTCTGCTGAATCCAGCTTCCGGGAGCTCGATGATTCTTTCTTGCAG ACACAGACTAGGATATGGCTTGAAGAAGTTCTTGACACGAAATTGGATGAGGATATGCATGTTTCCGATTTGCTTCAAGATGGAGATATACT GTTTGAGTTGTCTAAAGTAGTTTGGAATTTGCTGTTGACAAAGTGTCCGGAGCTTAGATATTTGAAAGGTAGATACGGGCCATTTGGTTCGAAAAAGATTAGTGGAAGGTACAGGCCTTACTCGAACGTTGATTTGTTTCTGAAG ATATGCAAAATCATGGGATTGAAGGGCATCGATCTCTTTTCGCCATCAGATGTTGTTGAGAAAAGGGATATTCGAAAAGTTTGCATTTGCATCAGAGCATTCTCAAAGAAAGCCAGGTCTAAGCAACTAAGT GTTCCAGACTTTGATATGGTTATGTACTCTGTATCCATGCCCAAAGATATGGTCGGATGCATCAGGAGAAGCTTAGAATTATCACAATCAACTGTCTCGAGTTCTTCCAGTTCACCTAAAGACTGGCGATCAAAATTGAGACAG AAAAATTTTCATACGCCATCAGATAGGGATGACGATTCTTGCTCTGATGAGTCAGATGAAGCAGAAAGCAGATATATGGGTGGAAATTCTTTTCCAAATCCGAGCAAATTTGACAATGCTGAAGTAAATTCAGTCCTAGAAAACAATCACCAGTTTGATAAAATATCTTCTTTTGGTGTATTGTCTCGGAAAAGACCTTTTCACTGTGGCAGAAATGATGCAGTAGATGTTGTTGATAGTAACTTTACCTCAGAAACTGGCGATTCTGTAGTTGGAGATTCGTCATGCATCAGTGGAGATGAAAGTAGTTATATTGCCGATTATTTGGCATTTTCAGATTTAATGGTCCACGCAACCAATGATAGAAACCTCACCTTTCTTAATGGAGAAAATAAGATGTTTGATTTCTTTTTAAATCCCGATTCTCAAGGAAAAAATTCAGGCTCAAGAAGTCCCCATAATGGATGTCGGAGAAAATTTTCTGATGATGATGAAACGGAAGTATCATCCACCACTAGCATGACTTCTGTGCTGTGTCGGGTGCTCAATTTGGAGCTCGATGACCAGTATGATACGGAACATGAGTTTGATAAGCAGTATCAAGAACCACTAGTGTCAAGTGGATGCAAGAAATCAGGAACGTTTGAGGCCTCATTGCAAGTTGGATTGTTTGATTCCCTTGAAACTCAATCGGAAGTGGCCAGTTCTGCAAAATATCGTCCTCCATCTCGGAGTGTACGCCAAGAATTAGACAAGGAGTTTCTTGAAGTTGAATCATTTGGCTCTTGTGCCAAAAGCGAGGAAGTTACTTCTTGTATGGACAATTCTGGCTTGGTTGATACCGAGGCTTCTCTTATATATGAAAACAAGGACAGCGTGACGGTTAATGAG TgtaaacaagaaaaaaatgaagaCATTCCAGCAGAAAAAAGTTTGAACGAAAGATCGAATGCCAGTCATGGAATCCCTTGGAAGCTTGGCCGAAAGCCACTCTTAAAAATGGTGTTTAAAGGCACAGCCATAGCTGGTGTCTTCTTTCTTTTGATGCATATCAA TGGCAGAACAAGTGGAGGGAACAATGCACTAGCAACCAAGGAACATACTCAAGCTAAATCAAAGTTCCCGTCAAAGAAGCCACAAATAAGTAGAGTTAATGGGATATATCCAGCTGAAAGAATTAAGCTTTGA
- the LOC140974263 gene encoding uncharacterized protein isoform X2 — translation MAFSSVPRFSTFSTISLHISERSPSIQLPVIHSSKFRNGDYRNTRLECKLQRCHAGAKEQRSGGSPATKKKKKPSSRNLIEDDFVIEKSGGVGGGGGVEVLESPSQPGYAALPLPKPPAGFVLDEQGKVLMASNKRIVRIVDSTNNLPLDCVIRRIFINSCGDECMLVCPVDMPVQILKSVNVEGWSAVSDEEVEAILPTAAYTLAKIHMHLVHSGFCYTARGGFCYAEKDIFEVHIDGGEDVDGLPTEGIEIACFHLDGSHYMIYTPSDPLLFVAVKDKNGALRIADDELLDDLAVVGAIDEETEFNALVEEEAALLDSLLGKS, via the exons ATGGCATTCTCTTCTGTTCCCAGATTTTCCACCTTTTCGACGATTTCTTTACATATTTCGGAACGCTCTCCTAGTATTCAGCTGCCCGTTATTCATTCTTCCAAGTTCAGAAACGGGGATTACAGAAATACGAGACTTGAATGTAAATTACAGCGCTGTCACGCGGGAGCCAAGGAGCAACGGAGTGGTGGGTCGCCGGCgacgaagaagaaaaagaaacccAGTAGCAggaatttgatagaagatgaTTTTGTCATCGAAAAAAGTGGTGGGGTCGGCGGTGGTGGTGGAGTTGAGGTGCTAGAGTCACCGTCTCAGCCGGGGTACGCTGCGTTGCCGCTGCCAAAGCCGCCGGCTGGTTTCGTGTTGGATGAACAAGGGAAAGTTCTGATGGCTTCTAATAAACGTATCGTCAGAATC GTCGATTCTACTAATAACCTTCCCTTGGATTGTGTTATAAGGAGGATATTTATAAATTCATGCGGAGATGAGTGCATGTTAGTCTGTCCAGTTGATAT GCCTGTTCAGATTTTGAAGAGCGTCAATGTTGAAGGATGGTCTGCT GTCAGTGATGAAGAAGTTGAGGCAATCCTCCCCACTGCAGCTTATACCCTTGCCAAAATACATATGCATCTGGTACACAGCGG ATTTTGTTACACGGCACGAGGTGGTTTTTGCTATGCAGAGAAAGACATATTTGAAGTTCACATAG ATGGTGGTGAAGATGTAGATGGTTTGCCCACTGAAGGCATTGAAATTGCTTGTTTCCATCTG GATGGTTCTCATTATATGATATATACGCCTTCTGACCCTCTGTTGTTCGTGGCTGTCAAG GATAAAAATGGTGCCTTACGAATAGCGGATGAT GAACTTTTGGATGATCTTGCTGTAGTCGGTGCAATAGATGAAGAGACTGAATTCAATGCCTTAGTG GAAGAAGAAGCAGCTCTTCTTGACTCGTTACTTGGAAAAAGTTGA
- the LOC140974262 gene encoding G-type lectin S-receptor-like serine/threonine-protein kinase At5g35370, protein MRLNINKFEENSTPRNVIKFLLPPPPPPPWDCMGSSATTATVAWSPFLLPSSSNPRIAIIFLFCALFPSALSGTVPCSITPNFTATYYHYIDSSGAFLVSRNGSFEARLINPKPENRIFYLLVVHVSSGVIIWSANRNTPISESSEFRFSRDGMTLFNDQKIPIWSTPQNLAPVSSLQLIESGNLVMLDGANKTVWESFDFPTDVIVAGQRLNVGESLVASYQDGDPAEGIYSFVVGNSDAMLKWNGMNYWELSMTANAARNSNWAVEYMVMNYTGVYLMGKNGTQVVIRIALYSSDDVVDDPSAFRIMKLDYSGVFSVSKFSGGSSKQEFKAPDDSCRIPVTCGKLGYCTNGGICQCAPGFHSDPRTNNRICVPTDGSLALPGPCNGSQPNITNIKYSPLGVDVDYFSNDFSNPVLRYSNLTACMNLCSGNCYCLGFFYSQGSGSCYVIENQIGSMITKSSSPTDEDRLGYIKTILVGTQIGVTESKKSDFPVLAAILLPSSVVMAIAVVAFLIWLRRRRIKRWSKSINSKLGRGNPMSAEEEMDFVSIPGLPVRFGYEELVIATENFKTQIGSGGFGTVYKGTLDDGTDVAVKKITCLGARGRLEFLTEIAVIGNIHHINLVRLKGFCAHGGQKFLVYEYMDRGSLDGTLFRGEPVMEWKERYEIALGTAKGLAYLHTGCEHKIIHCDVKPENILLHDKSQVKISDFGLSKLLSPEESNWFTTLRGTRGYLAPEWLTSSAISDKTDVYSYGMVLLEIIRGKKNSSPQTRSANSRTDSNRGNSQSSPSSAESGQRPIYFPLFALDMHEEGRYMELADPRLMGRVAREEIEKLVRIVLCCVQEEPNLRPSMANVVGMLEGVMPLGEPRIESLNFLRFYGRRFTEESRLGEDNEQNQQRLYRQPTGANTSSSHNSLSYMSSQEVSGPR, encoded by the coding sequence ATGAGGCTAAACATCAacaaatttgaagaaaattccACTCCACGAAACGTCATCAAATTTCTGCTCCCCcctcctccacctccaccgTGGGACTGCATGGGGTCCTCTGCCACCACCGCCACCGTTGCTTGGTCTCCATTTCTTTTGCCATCATCTTCCAACCCAAGAATTGCCATCATCTTCTTGTTCTGTGCACTCTTCCCCTCAGCTCTGTCCGGCACGGTTCCGTGTTCAATTACCCCGAACTTCACGGCTACTTACTACCATTACATCGATTCCTCTGGTGCATTTTTGGTTTCTCGTAACGGGTCTTTCGAGGCCCGGTTAATTAACCCGAAACCCGAAAACCGAATTTTCTACCTTCTTGTTGTTCACGTTTCTTCAGGAGTTATTATCTGGTCCGCGAATCGTAATACCCCGATTTCAGAATCGTCGGAATTCCGGTTTTCACGCGATGGGATGACTCTTTTCAACGATCAGAAGATACCCATTTGGTCAACGCCGCAGAATCTTGCTCCGGTTTCTTCTCTGCAGCTGATTGAATCCGGCAACCTGGTCATGCTCGACGGTGCTAACAAAACCGTGTGGGAAAGTTTTGATTTCCCCACTGACGTGATTGTTGCGGGGCAACGATTAAACGTTGGAGAATCGTTGGTGGCCTCTTATCAAGATGGGGATCCAGCTGAGGGCATCTATTCTTTTGTAGTTGGAAACAGCGACGCAATGCTGAAGTGGAATGGGATGAATTACTGGGAACTATCAATGACAGCTAATGCCGCCAGGAACAGTAATTGGGCTGTTGAGTACATGGTGATGAATTATACAGGAGTGTATCTGATGGGAAAAAATGGTACACAAGTTGTGATTAGAATTGCGTTGTATAGTTCTGATGACGTTGTAGACGACCCATCGGCTTTTCGGATTATGAAGTTGGATTATAGTGGGGTGTTTAGCGTCTCGAAATTTAGTGGTGGATCAAGCAAGCAAGAGTTCAAGGCTCCAGATGATAGCTGCCGAATCCCAGTTACATGTGGGAAGCTTGGATATTGTACTAATGGAGGAATATGTCAGTGTGCACCGGGTTTCCACAGTGATCCCAGGACGAACAATCGGATTTGTGTGCCAACAGATGGGTCTTTGGCTTTGCCAGGTCCTTGTAATGGATCACAGCCGAATATAACCAATATAAAGTATTCGCCATTGGGGGTTGATGTGGATTATTTCTCCAATGACTTTTCCAATCCTGTGTTACGTTATTCGAACCTTACTGCCTGTATGAATCTGTGCTCTGGCAACTGTTATTGTTTGGGGTTTTTCTACAGCCAGGGTTCCGGATCATGTTACGTGATTGAAAACCAAATAGGTTCAATGATAACAAAATCGAGCTCGCCCACGGATGAGGATAGATTAGGATACATTAAAACTATACTCGTAGGAACTCAAATAGGTGTTACAGAGAGCAAGAAATCGGATTTCCCGGTTTTGGCAGCGATATTGCTGCCATCGTCAGTGGTGATGGCAATCGCTGTGGTCGCATTTCTAATTTGGTTGAGGAGACGTCGGATAAAGAGGTGGAGCAAAAGTATAAATTCCAAGTTGGGCCGTGGTAATCCCATGTCTGCTGAGGAAGAGATGGATTTTGTTTCCATACCTGGGTTGCCGGTAAGATTTGGATATGAAGAACTTGTAATAGCAACAGAGAATTTCAAGACTCAAATTGGTTCTGGTGGATTTGGTACGGTATATAAAGGTACTCTTGACGATGGTACGGATGTAGCGGTGAAGAAGATCACTTGTTTGGGAGCCCGAGGGAGACTAGAATTCTTGACAGAGATTGCGGTTATCGGGAATATTCACCACATCAATTTGGTGAGACTGAAGGGGTTCTGTGCACATGGAGGGCAAAAATTCTTGGTCTATGAGTATATGGATCGGGGGTCTCTGGATGGCACCCTTTTTCGTGGTGAACCTGTTATGGAGTGGAAGGAGAGATATGAAATTGCGCTTGGAACTGCAAAAGGGTTGGCATATTTACACACTGGATGTGAACACAAGATCATTCACTGTGATGTCAAGCCAGAGAACATTCTCTTGCACGATAAATCTCAGGTGAAAATCTCCGATTTTGGGCTCTCAAAGCTCTTGAGTCCTGAAGAATCGAACTGGTTTACAACTCTCAGAGGCACTAGGGGTTACCTAGCTCCTGAATGGCTAACAAGTTCAGCAATTTCAGACAAGACAGACGTATATAGCTACGGAATGGTGCTTCTGGAAATCATAAGAGGCAAGAAGAATTCCTCTCCTCAAACCAGGAGTGCAAACTCAAGAACCGACAGTAACAGGGGGAACAGCCAGTCATCTCCTTCATCGGCAGAATCTGGGCAAAGACCAATTTACTTCCCCCTATTTGCATTGGACATGCACGAGGAAGGACGTTACATGGAGCTGGCAGATCCAAGGCTGATGGGGAGGGTTGCAAGAGAGGAGATAGAGAAACTCGTGCGGATTGTTCTGTGCTGTGTGCAAGAAGAACCCAACTTAAGGCCTTCAATGGCCAATGTGGTTGGAATGTTGGAAGGTGTAATGCCCTTGGGAGAACCAAGAATAGAATCGCTCAATTTTTTGAGGTTCTACGGAAGGAGATTTACTGAGGAGTCTAGATTGGGAGAAGACAATGAGCAAAACCAGCAAAGGTTGTACAGACAGCCAACGGGTGCTAATACCAGCAGCTCGCACAATTCTCTCTCTTACATGTCATCTCAAGAAGTCTCGGGTCCTAGATAG
- the LOC140974260 gene encoding probable glucan 1,3-alpha-glucosidase: MGKPLSICLFILLLINCVFSWKKDEFRNCNQTPFCKRARSRKPGVCSLIATDISVTEGDLVAKLIQRENGVENGENLEQPITNKPLVLTLSAYQDGVLRLKIDEDQSLGPRKKRFEVPDVILPEFLEKRLWLQRVKEEESKDGSGTLSVFYLSDGYEGVIRHAPFEVFVRESGKNGKKVLSLNSNGLFDFEQLREKKEENEDWEERFRSHTDTRPYGPQSISFDVSFYEADFVYGIPEHATSLALKPTRGPGVEDSEPYRLFNLDVFEYLHDSPFGLYGTIPFMISHGKSRGSSGFFWLNAAEMQIDVLGPGWNDDFSSILRLPSDQKRVDTFWMSEAGVVDAFFFVGPGPKDVVRQYTGVTGTPALPQLFAIAYHQCRWNYRDEEDVYNVDSKFDEHDIPYDVLWLDIEHTDGKRYFTWDKALFPNPDEMQKKLAAKGRHMVTIVDPHIKRDESYYIHKEASQKGYYVKDATGKDFDGWCWSGSSSYLDMLSPEIRSWWAGKFSFDSYVGSTPSLHIWNDMNEPSVFNGPEVSMPRDALHYGDVEHRELHNAYGYYFHMATSDGLVKRVEGKERPFVLSRAFFPGSQRYGAVWTGDNTAEWEHLRVSVPMILTLGLTGISFSGADVGGFFGNPDTELLVRWYQLGAYYPFFRAHAHHDTKRREPWLFGERNTELMREAVHVRYMLLPYFYTLFREANTSGIPVARPLWMEFPSDENTFSNDESFMVGDALLVQGIYTKGAKHVPVYLPGDQSWFDMKTGAAYKGGATHKLEALEDSIPAFQRAGTIIPRKDRFRRSSTQMENDPYTLVIALNSSKAAAGDLYVDNGKSFEFQQGAYIHRRFTFLNGKLMSSNLAPLGAGGNKFASECTVERIILLGLSHQPKTALIEPANQKVDIEWGPLLLRGGQSSSVLTIRKPNIRIADDWTIKIS; the protein is encoded by the exons ATGGGAAAACCGCTGAGCATCTGTTTGTTCATTCTTCTTCTCATAAACTGCGTGTTTTCTTGGAAGAAAGATGAATTCCGGAACTGTAATCAGACCCCTTTCTGCAAACGTGCCCGATCTAGGAAACCTGGGGTGTGCTCATTAATCGCCACCGATATATCTGTTACTGAAGGTGATCTTGTAGCTAAACTTATCCAGAGAGAAAATGGTGTAGAAAATGGCGAGAATCTGGAGCAGCCCATCACCAATAAGCCTTTAGTTCTTACATTATCGGCTTATCAAGATGGTGTTTTGAGGCTCAAGATTGATGAGGACCAAAGTCTAGGCCCCCGGAAGAAGAGATTCGAGGTTCCCGATGTCATTTTGCCGGAGTTTTTGGAGAAGAGGCTGTGGTTGCAGAGGGTGAAAGAGGAAGAAAGCAAGGATGGTTCGGGTACTTTGTCAGTTTTTTATCTTTCTGATGGGTATGAAGGTGTGATTAGGCATGCCCCTTTTGAGGTATTTGTGAGGGAGAGTGGTAAAAATGGGAAAAAGGTGTTGTCTTTGAACTCGAATGGTTTGTTTGATTTTGAACAGTTGAGGGAGAAAAAGGAGGAAAACGAGGATtgggaggagagatttagaagTCACACTGATACACGGCCGTACGGACCGCAAAGTATTAGCTTTGACGTATCTTTTTATGAGGCTGATTTTGTTTATGGCATTCCTGAACATGCCACCAGTCTAGCTTTGAAGCCAACTAGAGGGCCTGGTGTTGAGGACTCTGAGCCCTATAGGTTGTTTAATCTTGATGTCTTTGAGTACCTCCATGATTCACCTTTTGGGCTTTATGGGACCATTCCTTTCATGATTTCACATGGGAAGTCACGAGGGAGTTCTGGGTTTTTCTGGCTCAATGCTGCTGAAATGCAGATTGATGTTTTGGGGCCTGGCTGGAATGACGACTTCTCTTCAATCTTAAGGTTGCCTTCTGATCAGAAGAGAGTTGATACCTTTTGGATGAGTGAGGCTGGTGTGGTGGATGCTTTCTTTTTTGTCGGTCCGGGGCCAAAAGATGTAGTGAGGCAGTATACTGGTGTGACAGGAACTCCGGCATTGCCACAGTTGTTTGCCATTGCTTACCATCAATGTAGATGGAATTATCGGGATGAGGAGGACGTTTACAATGTCGACTCCAAATTTGATGAACATGATATTCCGTATGATGTTTTATGGCTTGATATCGAGCATACAGATGGGAAGAGATATTTTACATGGGACAAGGCTTTATTCCCGAACCCTGATGAGATGCAGAAGAAATTGGCTGCCAAAGGTAGGCATATGGTCACGATTGTGGATCCTCACATTAAGCGGGATGAGTCATATTACATACATAAGGAGGCTTCCCAAAAGGGATACTATGTGAAGGATGCGACTGGAAAGGATTTTGATGGTTGGTGCTGGTCTGGCTCCTCTTCATACTTGGATATGCTGAGTCCAGAGATTAGGTCCTGGTGGGCTGGGAAATTTTCATTTGACAGTTACGTTGGTTCAACTCCATCCTTGCACATCTGGAACGACATGAATGAACCTTCTGTATTCAATGGTCCAGAG GTTTCGATGCCTAGAGATGCTTTACACTATGGAGATGTTGAgcatcgagagttgcataatGCATATGGCTATTACTTTCACATGGCAACATCGGATGGACTTGTTAAGCGCGTGGAGGGGAAAGAACGCCCTTTCGTTTTGTCAAGAGCATTTTTCCCTGGAAGTCAAAGATATGGAGCAGTTTGGACTGGAGATAATACAGCTGAATGGGAACATTTAAGGGTTTCAGTTCCCATGATCTTGACACTTGGTCTCACAGGGATATCGTTCTCTG GTGCGGATGTTGGTGGATTTTTCGGAAATCCGGATACTGAGTTGTTGGTTCGCTGGTATCAGCTGGGTGCCTATTATCCCTTCTTTAGAGCCCATGCTCATCATGATACCAAGAGACGAGAACCTTGGTTGTTCGG GGAGCGAAATACGGAACTAATGAGGGAAGCCGTTCATGTACGCTATATGCTACTTCCTTACTTTTACACGTTATTCAGAGAAGCAAACACCAGTGGTATTCCTGTAGCTCGCCCACTTTGGATGGAATTTCCTTCTGATGAGAATACGTTCAGCAACGACGAATCATTTATGGTTGGAGATGCTCTCTTGGTGCAAGGAATATATACTAAG GGAGCTAAACACGTTCCAGTTTATCTTCCTGGAGATCAATCTTGGTTTGACATGAAAACTGGGGCTGCTTACAAGGGAGGCGCAACACATAAGTTGGAAGCTTTAGAAGATAGCATCCCTGCTTTTCAACGGGCTGGTACAATCATACCAAGAAAAGATAGGTTCCGAAGGAGCTCAACTCAAATGGAAAACGATCCGTACACTCTG GTTATAGCTCTTAATAGTTCCAAAGCTGCTGCAGGTGATCTTTATGTTGACAATGGAAAGAGCTTTGAATTCCAGCAAGGAGCCTACATACACCGTCGCTTTACATTCTTGAACGGAAAGCTTATGTCTTCAAACTTGGCGCCTCTAGGAGCTGGCGGCAACAAATTTGCCTCAGAATGCACAGTGGAGAGAATAATACTTTTAGGTCTGTCTCATCAACCAAAAACCGCTCTGATTGAACCAGCAAACCAGAAGGTTGACATTGAATGGGGGCCACTCCTTCTTCGAGGAGGGCAGAGCTCATCGGTACTGACCATCCGTAAGCCTAACATTCGAATTGCAGACGATTGGACAATCAAGATTTCGTAA
- the LOC140972632 gene encoding E3 ubiquitin-protein ligase MBR1-like has protein sequence MDEERRKRARSATLDELEEGRASQKIPTIESHETDEDKTSASDRSADEDFEFSEDEFFYSETQSDQIGFLDDDRYDFDYHEEMEEDDIDPDELSYEELIALGEMVGAESKGISETEISKHLNPLTCQSSINLLIDRCVICQVEYEEGDKIVTLHCDHPYHSDCITQWLQIKKLRSKLFIQ, from the exons ATGGACGAGGAACGAAGGAAACGGGCGAGAAGCGCGACCTTAGACGAACTCGAAGAG GGTAGAGCTAGCCAGAAGATACCGACTATAGAAAGTCATGAAACCGACGAGGACAAGACGAGTGCGTCCGATCGATCAGCTGACGAAGATTTTGAGTTTAGTGaagatgaatttttttatagtgAGACTCAAT CTGATCAAATAGGGTTTTTGGACGATGATCGGTATGATTTCGACTATCATGAG GAAATGGAGGAAGATGATATTGATCCGGATGAATTATCTTATGAg GAATTGATTGCTCTTGGGGAAATGGTGGGTGCAGAGAGCAAAGGAATATCAGAAACTGAAATTAGTAAACATTTGAATCCATTAACATGTCAATCCTCCATCAATTTGCTAATTGACAG gtgTGTGATATGCCAAGTTGAGTATGAAGAAGGGGATAAAATAGTCACTTTACATTGTGACCATCCATACCATTCCGACTGTATAACCCAGTGGCTTCAGATTAAGaag CTTCgttcaaaattatttatacaatag